GCCTGGCGCAGTTACGGCTCCGCGCACGCGCCGGCGGATTCCGGCGCAACAGGTAGTGGCTGCCACCGCCTCGCAAATCAAGATCATTCCGGACCTGAGAACGAACTCGTTAATAGTTGTCGCCAATGAATTTGACACCGAGCAAGTGCGCTTCCTTGTGCGCGAGCTCGATAAGCCGACGCCGATCGAGGCGAACAACATTCACGTCTACCGCCTGAAGAATGCCTTGGCCGAAGACGTCGCCGCAGTGCTTACCAATTTGGCCGGGCAAACAGCGCCGGCCGCACCCGGCGGCGCGCCGGGCGCGACTGCGGTAACCGGAATCCGCACGTTCTACAAGGAAGTCTCCATCGTTGCGGATAAGACGACCAACTCCCTCATCATAACCGCTTCACCGCAGGATTACGCCGTGATAGCGGCCGTTATCGATGAACTCGATATTTTGCGCCCTCAGGTGCTTGTGGAGACACTGATTGCGGAGGTCAGCCTGGATTTCACGCGCGACCTCGGCATCCGATGGCTGGTTGCGAGTCCGGACGACGAACACGTCACGTTCGGAAGCGTTGGAGAGTTGTCCAACGCCGATTCGCTCGGCGCGAGCATAGCGGGGGCGTTGGCGGGCGACACTCTCGTTCTGCCGACGCAGCCGGCCGGAATCAATATCGGTTATCTGAATATCGACGAGGACTTCTTGCGCGCATTTATTGAGGCGAACGCATCCCAGAGCAACAACGATTTTAATGTTCTCTCGGCGCCGCATATCTTGACACTGGACAATCAGAAAGCAACCATAAACGTTTCCCAGAGCGTTCCTTTTATCACTCAGCGGGTAAGCGACGTAGTCTCGGCCGGCGCATCGGCGGTAAACGAAGCTTTCGAGTATCGCGACGTTGGGATCATCCTCGAAATTACGCCGCATATAAGTCCGGATCGCATGGTGCGTCTCGAGATCACGCAGGAAGTGAACGATGCGGTTCTGCAGGAGGTATCCTCGTCCACCGGAGAAGCGCTGACCGAGTTGAAGAGGGAGGCGAATACCACCGTCCTGGTCAAAGACCGAAACACACTCGTTCTTGGGGGTCTGATGCAGGACGATGATAGTGTTACGGTCAGCAAAGTTCCTTTCTTAGGAGATATTCCCTTTCTCGGATGGCTGTTCAAGAGCACCAGCGTTCAGCAAAGAAAGATGAACCTGCTGATCTTCATTACGCCCAGCATCGTAACCAGCGTTGCCGAGGCCGCCGAGCTCACGCTCGAGAGAAGGATGCAGGCGACCGACCTGTTGCAGGAGAAGCTTGAAGCCTGTCCGACGTTCCAGGACGGCGCCACGCTGGGCGAAAGTGCAATCTTTACCGGTCCCCTCGAGGAGTCGGGGCCGAAATGACAACCGCAGCATCCAAGCCCTGCGCATCGATGGATATGCAGGGCGCAAGAACCTGTCTTGAAACGCGCCCATATGTTGGCGCCTTCGCGTGAGGCTGATTTAAGATGACTACCACTGCCGCTACAAAAACCATCGGACGTTTTCTCGTTCAGAACGGAGCCCTTTCCCGTGACCAGCTTGCCGAGGTCGCGCAACTGCAGGAGGAAAAGAATATTCCTCTTTATGATGCCGTCCTCGAAAAGGGATACCTGTCAGAGGAAGAGTATCTGCAGGCTGTCGGGGAACTGCTTGATATCCCTTACCGCAGCAAGATCGACGTGCAGGTCAATCCGAACATTCTCTCGAAGGTACCACTCTCTTTCATAAAGGAGAACAAGGTGGTGCCGATCTGTGAAGAGAACGGGGAATGTCTGGTGGCGGTGCACGACCCGTTCAATTCCGCTCCGGTGGACGACCTGAAGCTCTTGCTCGGGATGCGGACCACGATGATGATCTGCCCTTCCCTTGAAATCGAGCGGATCATCAATCATTATTTCGATTTGCAGAACCATTCGGCGGCTCAGGTGATCATGGATATTGAAGAAGAGGAAATGGGGCTTCTGACCGCCGAGCCGTTCGAGGAGCGGCGCGACCTGCTCGATCTGGCAAATGAAGCGCCGATCATAAAACTGGTGAACGTTATCATTTCGCAGGCGTCCAAAGAACGGGCGAGCGACATCCATATCGAGCCGTACGAGAAGGACCTGCGCGTTCGCTACAGGATTGACGGTGTCCTGTACCCGATCCTCAGCCCTCCTCGCTCCTATCACGCCGCCATTGTTTCGCGCATCAAGATCATGGCCAATCTGAATATTGCCGAGCGGCGTCTTCCGCAGGATGGCCGCATCAAGATACGGCTGAGCGGGCGCGAGATGGACATTCGCGTCTCGATTGTGCCGACCGCTTACGGCGAGCGCGTGGTGATGCGTTTGCTGGATAAGGGAACGTACCTGCTCACCCTCGAGGAGCTGGGGTACAGCACGGAGGATCTGAGCCAGTACGCGCGGCTGCTCGAATGTTCGCACGGCATCATCCTGACGACCGGTCCCACCGGCAGCGGCAAGACGACGACGCAATATGCGGCCTTGAATCGGCTGAACTCAATGGAAAAAAACATCATTACCGTCGAAGACCCGATCGAAT
The DNA window shown above is from Candidatus Abyssobacteria bacterium SURF_5 and carries:
- the gspD gene encoding type II secretion system protein GspD — protein: MGKRYLAVLTAIVVGYSALLQTGTFAQPPQAPPSPATRETNNQISINFDNASILEVIDVMSRVTGENFIIDPAVKGTVTVIAPKRVERDEAFGVFLSILEMNGFSLVRIGNIYKVVPSRTATQKSIPVHSGRESRDVSEVDKVITQLIPIKYSDAQAIVSVITPLISRDANITAYPNTNTIIITDTAANIKRLIQIIEEVDVPGFEQTITILPLMNAQADVLTQEILQALEAAPAGMAGAPGAVTAPRTRRRIPAQQVVAATASQIKIIPDLRTNSLIVVANEFDTEQVRFLVRELDKPTPIEANNIHVYRLKNALAEDVAAVLTNLAGQTAPAAPGGAPGATAVTGIRTFYKEVSIVADKTTNSLIITASPQDYAVIAAVIDELDILRPQVLVETLIAEVSLDFTRDLGIRWLVASPDDEHVTFGSVGELSNADSLGASIAGALAGDTLVLPTQPAGINIGYLNIDEDFLRAFIEANASQSNNDFNVLSAPHILTLDNQKATINVSQSVPFITQRVSDVVSAGASAVNEAFEYRDVGIILEITPHISPDRMVRLEITQEVNDAVLQEVSSSTGEALTELKREANTTVLVKDRNTLVLGGLMQDDDSVTVSKVPFLGDIPFLGWLFKSTSVQQRKMNLLIFITPSIVTSVAEAAELTLERRMQATDLLQEKLEACPTFQDGATLGESAIFTGPLEESGPK
- the gspE gene encoding type II secretion system protein GspE codes for the protein MTTTAATKTIGRFLVQNGALSRDQLAEVAQLQEEKNIPLYDAVLEKGYLSEEEYLQAVGELLDIPYRSKIDVQVNPNILSKVPLSFIKENKVVPICEENGECLVAVHDPFNSAPVDDLKLLLGMRTTMMICPSLEIERIINHYFDLQNHSAAQVIMDIEEEEMGLLTAEPFEERRDLLDLANEAPIIKLVNVIISQASKERASDIHIEPYEKDLRVRYRIDGVLYPILSPPRSYHAAIVSRIKIMANLNIAERRLPQDGRIKIRLSGREMDIRVSIVPTAYGERVVMRLLDKGTYLLTLEELGYSTEDLSQYARLLECSHGIILTTGPTGSGKTTTQYAALNRLNSMEKNIITVEDPIEYMMEGIAQIQVKPKIDLTFANGLRSILRQDPDIILVGEIRDVETAEMAIQASLTGHLVFSTLHTNDAAGAITRLLNMGIEPFLVSSSVIAVLAQRLVRTICPSCKTPYQPDDLELENIGIKRERLHDGFLWRGGGCANCVGRGYRGRTGIFELLLVRENIQSLILENVDSNTIKRQAILKNAMTTLREDGARKAIAGITTIEEVLRITREDIV